The following nucleotide sequence is from Salvia miltiorrhiza cultivar Shanhuang (shh) chromosome 7, IMPLAD_Smil_shh, whole genome shotgun sequence.
TTACTCGGATTAAGATTCGAGAAGAAAAAGGACTTTGTTTACTGAAgagaaaaacaaacaaaagagGGATGAAAATATAGCAAAAAAATCGTGCACTTTTAtgaacatttaatcaaatgggTTTATCCTCTAATAAATTGGATTAATCTACTTTAATCAAGCCCTCTTTAATATGTATGTCCAAAAGTATGCAACCATGATTAATGAGACGGAAATAGCATGCGTTTGAGTTTCAGAATCATTACAGATTGATGTTGGATTTGTGTTTGGGTTTCAGAATCATTAGTGGGACGGAAATATCATGTGTTTGGCCCAGAACTTAATTTGGGCTTTCTTCAAAGCGTGAGAACTGACAATTCATGAGAGAAAAGAGAGGGATTATTGACGAGGATTATATTCATCTATGTGATCTAGTATATTAATATACGCGTAGCTGTAATTAGGTTTGAGGTTGATTGCTTCACGAGAAGAAAGGAGGCATGATTTTAGTGGGGAATAGGTAGGGTCTCCATTCCAATGGCTTCTAATTTATTGAGAAGAAATCAATGTAAGATGATTGACAGTCAAATTTTGGGTGCTTGGGCTAACCTATGGATATATAATTACTTTGTACACTTACAATAAAGTATCTATTCTATATTAtcaattttcttttcaattatctATCCTACCACCTCTATTGCCTACCGCCTTCATAGCACAAATCCAATTTACGAAAATTGTGTCTTCGTATTTGTTGTTATTTCCGCACTATCATATTGCCGTTGGCATTGGCAACCACGGTCGTACGGTagttttaaaagaaataaataatactcactTTGTTGCATTAATTAATAATGTCTCAATTCTATATATACTGGGATATTCTACTAATAATGCTCCATACAATTTTcagtaaaaaaattaactatcaAAAATATTACTTTCTCCGTCTCAATTAAGTTTATCAAATTATTTTCTGCACAATATTTTAAGTGtatttggtaataaaataaataattgattagatgttttcttatatttattccATATAAAAAATTGATCAACTTTATTGGGACATTCCAAAAAGAAATATTGATCAAGTTAATTGGGACGGATGAGATATTAATATTGGGTTTAATTTACTTTATACACTAACTcacttaaaataatatttaaatatattccaccaactcactttatacattaactatattttttttagatctcCGTGTTCAAAAGTAATGAGATGCAGCGAGTAGTATAAGTACTTCATTGTATTTTATTCATACACTTGgacataaaataatactcaatTTTCTAATAAATTATGATCATCATGATATTTAAAAACAATCGAGTTTTAacgatgatttttttttttatcatcggGATAGACATGAaatcaattattttttgtttagaagatgattaataattgatttcaaCCCAACTTATTAATAGGAGGGAAATGTCTCATCAATTAAGCAACGGTTTAATTAGTGTCAAGTTTGCTGCATTATGTGTGACAATAAAATGGGAATAGGAGTTAATGATTTGAGCAGCAAAATTTAAGTGCAAGAGTTAAAAGAGACAACGACGGTTGATCAAACTCAAACTTGAGCGCCGTGCTGGCGGGAGCACATTACTATGACTTTTGTTCTTCAACTATATACACCTATCCATTCCATCTTTTTTCAACATctgtttttcattttaaaaatcaGAGAAATCATTTTCCTCGTTTCAATGCTTTCGCTGCCAAATCGTAATTGAAAAGGACCACCAACTCCCTTCTTgttttcttctctcttctctgtTATCATGGCATTCAACTCCTCCCTACGATCCTCCAACTTCTGCAATCCgtaagctctctctctctctctctctctctcatatgtAGTATTAAGTCAGATTTAGCAATGAAGATCGGTTGACTATGCTGTTTCAAGAATAGTTTTCTTGTGAAGAATGGTTTCTTTGTTGTTGTCAAGAATCTAATCTTATGCTATTAATAGGAAATCAAGAATTGTAGTTCTGTACATTATATTTTTCCCAGAAAAGGAGAAGATTGATTTAGGGATGATTCTAATTCTTTGGGCTAACAATTTTGATTGAAAATGATGCTTATGTGAATCCGGATTTTTGGAAGAATTTCCAGCACATGGgttttttcaatttctttagGAATCTTGTGGGGGATTGATATATAAAGTCCATTCCTTTTCTATTTAAATGCTGCAGAAAAGCTGCTTTTTTGGAGGATAGATTACAATCTCAAGTTTAATTCACATTGcgcatcaaagattaataatgTGAAGGAGGTTGAGAGGCATAGGCTAGAGAAGAATGGCCCACCATTGCAGTTTCTCCATGGAGCTTCTTCACAAGCATTTCAGTCGAAATGGATCCCTCCCAGAGCAGTATCTCAGATGGCATCCGTGTCTGGCTCTAGTTTTGAGGATGATTGTTCTGTGTTCGAAACTCAATGTAGCCAAGCGGAGTTCAATCGCGTTAGATTATCTTGTTCGGGTGCTACATGAATCTTCTAGAAGCTTCTCCCTTGCAATGCAGACTCTTGAATTGGCTAGAACCGGATCACCACTTGCAATGGCGTGGAACGGAGTGGATGTGCACGCTTGGCATAAACACATTGCTTATCAGGTGCTGTCTCTGCTCAAATTTTAATCTATGGAAGTAGGAAGTGGAATGCGCTTATTCAGAATCTTGAAGTATTTGGATTGGATTGATTTACATTTTCCTTATCCAGGCTGCAGCTTATGCATTGCTCAAAGCAGCTATGGAAGTGGAACTGTTTCTCTCTCACAATCGCTCCAACAATTCCCCCGTGAATGAGATGTAAGTCGAGGAGGAGTTTGGAAGATTTTGCCTATCTATATGCCCCTTAACTTAGAATAGATTTTGTGGTATAttgcagttttccattcatctgTTCCTCAGGATACGAAGAGCTCGCATATGTCATGACGTTTATTTCTTTGATGTTCGCCAGTCTGTCTCCGAGTATAGACTTACTTCAAGGCCGCATTGAGAGTCAGTTAAACACAAGGGACCCGAAACTGGTACAATGGTTTCGAGTGGTGGAGCTCCCACGCATTGACGGATGCTTTATGCCTTTATTCAAGAAATGGTCAGCAGAATACGCTGGAAGGTCGAATGGAATTCCTAAGGAAaactgttgttgttgttgtgaaATTACTTTTGCAGCACCCGAAAGTTGAGTAGAAATCTAACACACAAATTGCTCAGTGGTATTGCAGGAACGATCATGGCCATCACATGCTGTGCCGCTGTTGGAAAGTTGGGTTCTGGTCGGATTTCGTGCTCCTCGTTATCAGATTCAATCGACCAAACACTGATAGAACTTATGACCATGGCAAGCAATTTAGTTTCTCTTGACAAACTGCACTGCTTGGCAACTGAGGCTGGGTTCGAGGAGGATTTCCTGTCTCATTTCGGGAGTAGAGTTCTCCCGAGTAAGAATAGCTGAAGACATAGAATTTTGGATTGGATTGGTTCATAGAAAACTCTCTGTAGCGCTAGAAAGAGAGAGTGTTATCAAGGGCAGACATGATCTTTCCAACAAGGTTCGTTTCCAGCCATTCAAGAATCGCAGTTATACTGGAATAAGTTGGATAAAATGACATCTTTGTTCAAGTTCATTGGCTTTCTTGATCCATAATTTGTTGTATGTTCAATAATGTTGGGTTTCTTTTTTCAGGTTGAAGAGCAAACTTTGGCTACTCTGGCACTGTTTTTGTATCTAGGAAGAGAATCGCGGTTATTCTTGTCGAGGCACAACATAAAGGATACTGATGAACAGATTAATGATTTCATAAGGTATATAGTTGAATCTGTATTTATTCTTCTCATTTGTGACCAAATATATTGAAGTAGAGGAGGTTTTGCTTCTGCAGTTACTTAGAGTGCGGTATCCTCTCTATATATCCAGAATTCTCGACGCTGTCAGTCTATCAGCTCTTGATGGAGGTGAGTTCGCTTTCAAGACATGGCAACGTTACTGTAAACCGGGGCTCAGATTTGCTTATTTGACAGGTGATAATCGATGAGATCAGGTGGCTCGACTTATTTGCTGCGTACGACTGCCAGTTTTTCCAAGAAGGGAGGAGATCTAAGAGCCAGCCGATTCAGGCGGAGAAGGAAATCATCTTATACACAGTTTTCACCATATGCTATGATGTGATCTCGGGATTTGCTCACTACACCAGCTCAACACAGCAAACTCTAGATTCTCGTTTGTTGGAATTCTTGCTAAAGAGGTGATCGGCATTCTACTATTTCTCAGCATTTGTCGTTGTTATTGAAGGCTCATAGTTGATTTCTCTCCTTAGTCAGGGCCTGCTAACAGCATGTCTGGAGGACTACTGGGCTGCTTATGATCGAACGAGGTAAGTTGCGTGTGCCTATCACATTCTTCGAGACATTACTTTGTAACGTTCTCTTCTGTTCATGTTGTTGAGCAGTGACCTCCTAAAGATAGGGGAAAGAAATGTATCCGACTCTGCACCGTCTCTCTTTTTCAAGAGCACGAAGAATGCTTCTTTGATAATGGATGCATTGCAGACAGACAGAGAGAGACACAAGCAAGCATCTCCACAGAAACAGGTAGGATTAGTTGGTGGAAGAGTAATAACATATGTCTCTTGAAATTAAATTATGGTTAATAATGGCAGGCTCCCAGCTCGTCTGGTAATCAAACTGAGACGTCGCTTGATTGTGGTCGGAGGAAACAGAATTTTCTCAGCAAGTCTGCGATGAAGCTTGTGACTGCAAGTGTTGTAAGTCCAAGGATCCCTCTGCATATGGATCTGCTTGTTTCTTTCGGTGTCGGTGCTTTGCAACATGAGTTTTGTCGTGCAGGATGTGTGGATGGGAACTCAGCTGCTCTTCGTAGACGTATCAGATGCTCTGAGATTCACGGTGCAGAGATTATGCGGGCGTAAGGCCACCAAGAGAGAGAGGCAGAAGCTTAATAGGACTCTTTGTGACCTTGCCACTCTTATCCCTGTCACAATACTAATGTTACTTCCTGTAAGCATCTGCAActatctctctctttccctctctccctcacctCACTCTAAGCTTCTCTCTTATCAGGTTTCTGCAGTAGGGCATGCAGCCATGTTTGCTGCAATCAAGAGATATGTTCCGTGCCTGGTAAACCATACACGGAACCCTTCTTCTCCCTTCTCTTATAACGCACCTCCTTTGTCGTTTGCTTACATGGCTGGCCTTTCCATGGACTAGATTCCTTCTCCCTACTCGGATGAACGGCTGGACTTAGTGAGGCAACTCAAGAGGACGAAGATGGAAGTCGAGCGCGTTAATGTTGAAGAGGCTAACCCTAAAGTTTGATGATCAAGACATACACGGCACAGAGTGAATATTGGTTGGTTTTGTGCAGTGAAAAGCTAACATTTGTTGTATATATGTAGAGCCAATAGTTGAAGGAATACTAGTTTGTTTTTAGGCTTTGTTTCTACAAAGAAATGTATAGGGTAACTAGTTTCCTACCTGTTGCTTTGTATGCCTCATTTTCACTCCCATTCTGCTAACTTGAATCCACATTCTTTATTCTTGGGCTTTCCATTTGATGTGTCTCCTAAGAATTTTTTATGCCTTACATTTAAATATGGTTCCAAAATCATTAGAAAAAGAGGTTCGAAATTGGGTTCCAGACCATAAAATTGGATTTCCTGAAAAAATGCTGGTGAATAGAGGGGGAAAATATCGTCAAATTAACGCTCCTAATCTTTTTATCATCCAAAAGTTGATGTCATATGTATGCTACGATTGTACAacttttatgtttttaattggGCCAATATTACGTTTAATATGTCAATTTTTCAacgataaaaaataaaattaaaggtgtaagttttaatttattgtaaaaattCGTATATTTATTAACAATTACTCCTTCGAAATCTAATGTTCTTGAAATCAATTTGACAGATAAGAACAGAATAATGACTGTTTTTGCAGGGCAAAgatagtaaaaaaataaataaatgaaaaacacAAGGGAAAAGTTCGaacgaaaaaaaggaaaaaaacaagaaaaaaagtCAGAAACTTTATCCAATCCAGCAGCGATGATAATTTCTGAAAACAATGCAAATTAGAATTGGAGAAACGGTTTCGAGTTTTGAAGGCCTTTTATTTTTTGCCCCTTAaacccttcaaaaaattaatccaaaaacaataaataagaaGATGTCTCAAACTTCAAACCTCCGCCTCCTCCTCTCTTCCGCCAACCACCGCTGCCGCCAACCTCTCTCCGCCGCCTCCTCTTTTCTCCCACAAAATCTCTCCTCTTCCGGTTCTTTCCCGTTTTCATTCAAAACCCACCTCAGAAATCGCAAAACCCTGCCCCTCTTCGCTACTTTCTCCTCGTATTCAAAGAAACATTATAGTTCAAAAAACGAAAACAACAATTCGCGCCCATTTAGTAGGAACAAAAGTAGTTTAAGAGAGACTGTTAAAAAGATGGATAGTGGTAGTGAAAAAGGCGGTATCTTGGCgatggaggagagagaaagaagtgCGAAGAGTGCAGCGGAAGCTGCGGGGATTTAATAGGAAGAGGGCTGAAGGAAGGGATGAGAGCGATAGGCCCAAAAAGCTGCAGCTCAAAGTTCGGACGCTCAATCCTGCTAATACCATTTCTTATGTGCAGGTAAAGGCAAATgattttgtttgtttattttattatattttatttttatttgggtaTTTTTTGGGTGGTATTTCTGTCTGTGGCTTGTTAAAGTGCTGTGTTGCTTGGATAAAATGTTCATTGTTTTTGTTCAAATTGATTTTACTGTTTCTGGACTTAATGTTCGTTTCTTGAATTTAATCATCACTTTATTGGAGTGTGAAAATCGAAGGACTCAACATGTTTCCAGATACAGCCTGATTAAATTGTAATTCTGTGTTTCAACGATGATAGTTTTACATGAGGAAATCTTTAGGATCCCGAATATAGTTTAATGCATTGCCAGACTCGAAGCATGGACATGGGGGTGGGGCATCTTTAGACTCTTTTATATTTGCTAAACTAGACCAGGATTTTGTTGTCGGACACTAGAGTTGGAGATGTTTCTTGGGCACCTAATGCCTTTATTCGCAGCTGGCATTTGTGCCTATAAAGGAGTGACCTAGTATCTTGCTGTTGGCTGATTTGAGCTTCACTGGATTTGCTAAATATTGCGAGTTGGGACAGTTTGGCCGTGGTTTTTATCTTCCTGGAGAAGTTGAGAAACTTTTATTCCCGGTTGTTCCCTTATGGGTCCTTTCCTGAATGTTTGAGACTGGCATTATGAAAATTAATAGGGAAACCGAGACAGATGAAGGACttaatagaaagaaaaaaatgtagGATATTTCTTACGGATTGCTTGGTATGTTATGTGTTATGATTTGATTGCCCTTAACTCTTttgatgcttttttttttttccgtgaGACTGAGAACCATGCACAAACACATAATATACATGAACAAGAAATGACCAGATCGTGAACGATTATATTACATGAACAACCACATTAGTTGATTTTCAATCCATTATATGTGTTATATGTAATTGTTCAGGATCTGACCATCTCTTGtttgtattttatgtatttgtgcaTAGTTCTCATTTTTCACGAAAAGATGTGGTTCTCATtgaatcctatatatatatatatgtcatcCCACGGATCCACACCCCAGCATGGGCATCTCCATGAGAACTAATGTTACACTATTTGAAATAACAGTTCACGAGCTATCTTACACACTAGCTGCTTACATAATTTCCCTCGCTAGGTGCGTagaacatactccctccgttccatctCATTTGGCCTAGTTTTTTTCGGCAcagttattaaggagagtaagattgtagtgtaaagtaTGGCCACAGTAGTGAAAATTTATTACTCAAATAGGAAACAGGCCAAGTCGGGTGGGACGGCCCTAAAAGGAAACTAGGCCAAGTgaagtgggatggagggagtatctcACTTTATAAGGGGGCAATTGGCAGCATAAAAGAATAGGTAGCTATGATGTGGGAGAGATTCTCGAAGGGACATTACTGTATATGAAAGGGGTTCGAAAATATCTTCACGTTTTTGGATTTGGAAGGAAGGTGCTCCAGTTTATGTGAGGAAGTTCCTTttgtgcaaattgtgaaggtcCACTAGAGAGCAAAATGGGTTGTGCTCAGATGAGCTAGTCTCGGAGAAAGTAAATTTCTGGTTCTTGTTCAATGCGTTTCAACCTATAGAGGAGATTCCACATCATGGAAGTGCAGTTACTTTTAAGTATACTTCAGCCATACCGTGTTTACTTATGTGTTTCCTTTTTCCGGcacaattatttttaaaaatatggtATACCTTGTTCAGTGTTTTTCTGTTATATATTATGCTTttctattaaattaatttggtcATTTATCTTGCAGATCCTTGGAACTGGAATGGATACACAAGACACATCCCCAGCAGTTTTACTGTTTTTTGACAAGCAAAGATTTATATTTAATGCTGGAGAAGTGAGCTTacttaattttagttaatttttttagtatGCTACTCCaagataataaatttttatgtgGAGGCTCTAGGGATAAAGAAGTCTGGAAGAAACTTAGTGGAAACTGTTGTACTGAGTCTGAATTAGTATTTCACATTATGAGAAATTTAAACCAACATTTTTTGATTTGCTTCTTGTTGCATCTTAATTAGAAGTTGAATTTTCAATAAAAGGCTTTTCCACGAAGGCAATATTTGGGACATGTGTGTACATATATTATGTTTAGGCAATAATTTCTGATATTTGGGACATGTGTGTACATATATTACTGCCTTTAGGGTTTATGAATCTGATATTTGGGACATGTGTGTACATATATTATGTTTAGGCAATAATTTCTGTGCATCTTATACTTTTTCCAGGGACTTCAACGTTTCTGCACCGAGCACAAGATCAAATTGTCGAAGGTATCTTTTGTCTTTTGAATAAACATCCATGTAGTTCGTTATCTTTTTAGCAATTGTGCAGATTGTTATGCTTCTTTATTTGTCAAATTTCTCCAGATTGATCACATATTTCTCTCACGTGTCTGCTCAGAAACTGCTGGTGGACTTCCAGGTATCTacaatatttcttttttatgtAGTAAATGGCGTTACAGATACATGTGATTCTACACCAAATACTTTCCGTGATAGAATCATAGTAATAAACTATGTTGGTGGAAGTTTAAAATGTTTACTTGTTCACTACAGGTCTCTTATTAACTCTGGCGGGCATGGGGGACGAAGGGATGTCTGTAAGTATTATACTTAGTATACTTATTTATGAATCGTGATTGTGGAAATCTAATTATGAGTATTCTTTGCCCTGAAGGTGAATATGTGGGGTCCCTCAGATTTAAAATATTTACTTGATGCTATGAAATCTTTTATCCCCAATGCTGCCATGGTTCATACGCGTAGCTTTGGGCCATCACCAGGATCACCAAGTAGGGTGCTGCAGAGCTTTGATAATCCTTTTGTTCTCATTGATGATGAAGTGGTCAAAATATCTGCGCTACTCTTGAGACCGAATCATGAAGAAGTCTCGAGTTCTCCAGAATCTGTCACAAATGCGACGAAGCCGGGTGATCTTTctgttatttatatttgtgaattGCCAGAGATTAAGGGGAAATTTGACCCTCGAAAGGCTGCTGCTCTTGGATTAAGACCCGGCCCGAAGTTTCGCGAACTGCAACTTGGGAATTCTGTGAAGTCGGATAGTCAAGATATCATGGTAGATATTGCTTGTATCTTTGTTAGTTAGTTTTCTGCTGTGTTAGCCTTCAATGTTCTTCATATCTCATCTCTGTGCCCCTTGTGATAT
It contains:
- the LOC130993801 gene encoding uncharacterized protein LOC130993801, coding for MAHHCSFSMELLHKHFSRNGSLPEQYLRWHPCLALVLRMIVLCSKLNVAKRSSIALDYLVRVLHESSRSFSLAMQTLELARTGSPLAMAWNGVDVHAWHKHIAYQAAAYALLKAAMEVELFLSHNRSNNSPVNEIFPFICSSGYEELAYVMTFISLMFASLSPSIDLLQGRIESQLNTRDPKLVQWFRVVELPRIDGCFMPLFKKWSAEYAGSTRKLSRNLTHKLLSGIAGTIMAITCCAAVGKLGSGRISCSSLSDSIDQTLIELMTMASNLVSLDKLHCLATEAGFEEDFLSHFGSRVLPTLERESVIKGRHDLSNKVEEQTLATLALFLYLGRESRLFLSRHNIKDTDEQINDFIRGGFASAVT
- the LOC130992458 gene encoding uncharacterized protein LOC130992458 → MEVIIDEIRWLDLFAAYDCQFFQEGRRSKSQPIQAEKEIILYTVFTICYDVISGFAHYTSSTQQTLDSRLLEFLLKSQGLLTACLEDYWAAYDRTSDLLKIGERNVSDSAPSLFFKSTKNASLIMDALQTDRERHKQASPQKQAPSSSGNQTETSLDCGRRKQNFLSKSAMKLVTASVDVWMGTQLLFVDVSDALRFTVQRLCGRKATKRERQKLNRTLCDLATLIPVTILMLLPVSAVGHAAMFAAIKRYVPCLIPSPYSDERLDLVRQLKRTKMEVERVNVEEANPKV